One genomic window of Gammaproteobacteria bacterium includes the following:
- a CDS encoding cyclic nucleotide-binding domain-containing protein — MHVEMIKNSALGSELSDEQCALLGAKVTTCSLKDREFLVQEGDEDDTLHVIVKGRLEVLKQTGAGDWLTLNMLSEGDLAGELGFLDGLARSAALRAVGDCEVFCLKRSDFEALLSEDCDLVYKVMRSIVRTVYAILRRMNSQHVEMNNYILGQHGRY; from the coding sequence ATGCACGTTGAAATGATTAAAAATTCTGCACTGGGTAGTGAATTGAGTGATGAACAGTGTGCTTTATTGGGTGCAAAAGTAACCACTTGCAGTTTGAAAGATCGAGAGTTTTTAGTTCAAGAGGGCGATGAGGACGATACCTTGCACGTCATTGTGAAAGGCCGTTTGGAGGTCTTGAAGCAGACCGGAGCCGGTGACTGGCTGACGTTGAACATGCTTTCCGAAGGCGATCTGGCCGGTGAGCTGGGGTTCTTGGATGGTTTGGCGCGCAGCGCGGCGTTGCGTGCGGTGGGGGATTGTGAGGTCTTTTGCCTGAAACGCAGTGATTTTGAAGCGTTGTTGAGTGAGGATTGTGATCTGGTTTATAAAGTCATGCGTTCCATTGTGCGTACCGTTTACGCGATTTTACGCCGCATGAACAGCCAGCACGTTGAGATGAATAATTACATTCTAGGGCAGCACGGTCGCTACTGA
- a CDS encoding DUF1329 domain-containing protein, translating into MRLFLRHSVTPLLFSFFSLFSTSLMAEISVAEAERLGADLTPLGGEKAANAAGTIPAWNGGLTQPPENYKKGDHHPDPFEEEQPLFVINSDNMSEYEASLTEGHKALLHAYKGYSMKVYPSHRTAAAPERIYAATKKVATTARLSKDGNGVAGSVIGIPFPLPKNGLEVVWNHILRWRGDVAERFIGQAAPTRGGDYSLVKFRDEFFMRYSHADMSKEALDNTLLYLKQKVLSPARLAGGILLVHETLNQSQEHRKAWVYNKGQRRVRRAPSVAFDNPGTASDGMRTNDQFDMFNGSPERYNWQLLGKKELLVPYNNYQLHSDKLKYSDILTPQHINPEYLRYELHRVWVVKATLKEGQRHIYKSRTFYVDEDSWQILVVDQYDNRDQIWRVSEGFVINYYEVPTLWTTLEVHTDLQAGRYIAIGLDNEDPMYNFDLQRSEADYSISALRREGRR; encoded by the coding sequence ATGAGACTTTTTTTACGCCACTCTGTTACTCCGCTGCTGTTTTCATTTTTTAGCCTGTTCTCGACCTCCCTTATGGCGGAAATTTCAGTAGCAGAGGCTGAACGTCTGGGTGCAGACCTGACCCCTTTGGGGGGCGAAAAAGCGGCCAATGCAGCTGGAACCATTCCAGCTTGGAACGGGGGGCTGACCCAGCCTCCAGAAAATTATAAAAAAGGTGATCATCACCCCGACCCTTTTGAGGAAGAACAACCGCTGTTTGTGATTAATTCGGATAATATGTCTGAGTATGAAGCCTCTTTAACCGAAGGCCATAAAGCGCTTTTACACGCTTACAAAGGTTATTCGATGAAAGTGTATCCGAGTCACCGTACGGCAGCAGCACCTGAGCGAATTTATGCTGCGACCAAAAAAGTGGCCACCACAGCGCGCTTAAGCAAAGATGGCAATGGTGTGGCAGGCAGTGTGATTGGTATTCCATTTCCATTGCCCAAAAACGGTCTGGAAGTGGTGTGGAATCATATTTTGCGCTGGCGTGGTGATGTCGCAGAGCGTTTTATTGGGCAAGCGGCACCGACACGCGGTGGCGATTACAGCTTGGTTAAATTCCGCGATGAATTTTTTATGCGTTACAGTCATGCGGATATGAGCAAGGAGGCGTTGGATAATACTTTGCTCTATTTAAAGCAAAAAGTGCTTTCTCCTGCGCGTTTGGCGGGCGGTATTTTATTGGTGCATGAGACCTTAAATCAATCCCAAGAGCATCGTAAGGCGTGGGTGTACAATAAAGGTCAACGCCGCGTGCGCCGTGCGCCGAGTGTGGCGTTTGATAATCCAGGTACGGCTTCCGATGGGATGCGCACCAATGATCAATTTGATATGTTTAATGGCAGCCCTGAACGTTACAACTGGCAATTGCTGGGTAAAAAAGAGCTGTTGGTGCCGTATAATAATTATCAACTGCACAGCGATAAACTGAAATACAGCGATATTTTAACCCCCCAGCACATCAACCCTGAATATTTGCGTTATGAATTGCATCGGGTCTGGGTGGTCAAGGCGACCTTAAAAGAGGGACAACGGCACATTTATAAATCACGAACCTTCTATGTCGATGAGGATTCATGGCAAATTTTGGTGGTGGATCAATACGACAACCGGGATCAAATTTGGCGCGTTTCCGAAGGATTTGTGATCAATTATTACGAAGTCCCCACTTTGTGGACAACCTTAGAAGTACACACAGATTTGCAAGCGGGGCGTTACATTGCCATCGGTTTGGATAACGAAGACCCTATGTACAATTTTGATCTGCAACGCAGTGAAGCGGATTATTCGATTTCGGCGTTGCGACGTGAGGGGCGGCGTTAA
- a CDS encoding acetyl-CoA C-acyltransferase: MARQIQAAYLVAAKRTAIGKAHRGALAQERPDDLLAHVLKGVMECVPQLDAEQVEDVVVGCAIPEAEQGLNVARMALLLAGLPESVPGVTVNRFCASGLQAVAQAADRIRLGEAEVMLAAGVESMSLLPMSGHRPRLNARIFTDERVGIAYGMGLTAETVAQRWQVSREDQDRFALQSHQRALAAMERGDFSAEILPYEVVQRRPNLTTGEVEIQSHWLSQDEGPRCDTSLEALAKLPTVFAARGSVTAGNSSQVSDGAAALLLCSEKIVLRYGLQPLARFVGYSVVGVAPEIMGIGPLAAIPKLLKQTGVKQQQVDWIELNEAFAAQSLAVIRELDLDPAKINPNGGAIALGHPLGATGAIRAASVLHAMQQGNLKYGLVTMCIGTGMGAAALFECCD; the protein is encoded by the coding sequence ATGGCCAGACAAATTCAAGCGGCTTATTTGGTGGCGGCGAAACGCACCGCCATTGGCAAAGCGCATCGAGGTGCTTTAGCTCAGGAGCGTCCAGATGATCTGTTGGCGCATGTTCTGAAAGGGGTGATGGAATGTGTGCCGCAACTGGATGCGGAACAGGTGGAGGATGTGGTGGTGGGTTGTGCCATCCCTGAGGCGGAACAAGGATTGAATGTTGCGCGCATGGCGTTGCTGTTGGCGGGGTTGCCGGAATCGGTGCCGGGGGTAACGGTGAATCGTTTCTGTGCTTCGGGTCTGCAAGCGGTGGCGCAGGCAGCGGATCGCATTCGTCTCGGCGAGGCGGAGGTGATGTTGGCGGCGGGTGTGGAGAGTATGAGCCTGTTGCCCATGAGCGGTCATCGCCCGAGGCTCAATGCGCGTATTTTTACAGATGAGCGCGTGGGGATTGCTTACGGTATGGGGTTGACCGCTGAAACGGTGGCGCAGCGGTGGCAGGTGAGCCGTGAGGATCAGGATCGTTTTGCTTTGCAGAGCCATCAGCGCGCGTTGGCGGCGATGGAGCGAGGTGATTTCAGCGCGGAAATTTTGCCTTATGAGGTGGTGCAGCGACGGCCAAATTTAACCACCGGTGAGGTTGAAATTCAATCACATTGGCTGAGCCAAGACGAAGGGCCGCGTTGCGACACCAGCTTAGAGGCGTTGGCTAAATTGCCCACGGTGTTTGCTGCGCGAGGCTCGGTGACGGCGGGCAACAGCTCGCAAGTAAGCGACGGTGCGGCGGCGCTGTTGCTTTGCAGTGAAAAAATCGTACTGCGTTATGGTTTGCAGCCTTTGGCGCGCTTTGTTGGTTACTCGGTGGTGGGGGTGGCTCCAGAAATTATGGGCATCGGGCCGCTGGCTGCGATTCCTAAACTGCTTAAACAAACGGGGGTGAAGCAACAACAGGTGGATTGGATTGAGCTAAACGAAGCGTTTGCGGCGCAGAGTTTGGCGGTCATTCGAGAGCTGGATCTTGATCCGGCCAAGATAAATCCTAATGGTGGTGCGATTGCCTTGGGGCATCCTTTGGGCGCTACGGGGGCGATTCGTGCAGCGTCTGTTCTGCATGCAATGCAGCAGGGTAATTTGAAATACGGTCTGGTGACGATGTGCATCGGGACGGGGATGGGGGCGGCCGCTCTGTTTGAATGCTGTGACTGA
- a CDS encoding DUF1302 domain-containing protein — MVHCCGVGARFRCFSIFILLGINGTASAFQFSQSGDGFSGSWDTTLSYGLLSRVQEPDAALVAVSNGGSAFSANGDDGTLNYATGIVSNVFKITSEIELNRDRYGAFLRATAFYDQENSDGVRERTPLSDDALSLVGSSSELLDAYLWAEFYPADRPLEFRLGNQVLSWGESTFIRNGINVINPVDITKARLPGAELREILKPVPLLSTMFTLSENSSLAAFYQLQWQETITDPTGSYFSSNDFAGIDGDRVMLGFGSVPEGDFLAVKRAATGEARDDGQFGVNYRFYMPQWNDTEFGLFYLNYHSRLPIISARTGTQVSADFVNGANGQALASSIIAAGGSVATAEAVLTNIYAETARYRTEYPEDIGLLGLSFNTTLGSTALQGEYSYHKDRPLQMDDVELLFAALGPVDADLAQLNQVGDFSNRYETDIPGYIRRDLSQLQMTATHLFGPMMGADSVVLLAETGMTYVHNMPSKDELRLEAPGTAVSGNANLADKQSGDAISVVEEARHFADQFSWGYRLVSKLDYSGVIGPINLSPRLIWQHDVKGNTPGPDGNFLEDRRVLTLALGGSYQNVWTGDLSYSRYFGAGRYNVLNDRDFVAMNIKYSF; from the coding sequence ATGGTTCACTGTTGTGGGGTAGGCGCAAGGTTTCGCTGTTTTTCTATTTTTATCTTGTTAGGTATAAATGGGACTGCATCGGCATTCCAATTTTCTCAATCAGGTGATGGTTTTAGCGGCAGTTGGGATACCACCCTCTCTTACGGTCTTCTTTCTCGTGTGCAGGAGCCAGATGCGGCTTTGGTGGCGGTCAGTAACGGCGGTTCGGCATTTTCGGCCAATGGCGATGATGGCACTCTCAATTACGCCACAGGCATCGTTTCTAATGTGTTTAAAATCACCAGTGAAATCGAGTTGAATCGAGATCGTTACGGTGCTTTTTTGCGCGCCACGGCCTTTTACGATCAGGAAAATAGCGATGGGGTGCGTGAACGTACCCCTTTGAGTGATGACGCTCTGAGTTTGGTGGGCAGTTCGAGTGAATTATTGGACGCTTATTTATGGGCGGAATTTTATCCTGCTGATCGACCCTTGGAGTTTCGCTTGGGCAATCAGGTTTTGAGCTGGGGTGAAAGCACCTTTATTCGTAACGGCATTAATGTCATTAACCCCGTTGATATTACCAAAGCGCGTCTGCCGGGAGCAGAGTTGCGTGAAATTTTAAAACCTGTGCCTCTGTTATCAACGATGTTTACTCTCTCTGAAAACAGTTCTTTGGCGGCGTTTTATCAGTTGCAATGGCAAGAGACCATCACCGATCCGACGGGCAGTTATTTTAGTAGCAATGATTTTGCGGGCATTGACGGTGATCGAGTGATGCTCGGCTTTGGCAGTGTGCCTGAGGGTGATTTTTTGGCGGTTAAACGAGCGGCCACAGGTGAAGCCCGCGACGATGGGCAGTTTGGTGTGAACTATCGGTTTTATATGCCGCAGTGGAACGACACCGAGTTTGGTCTTTTTTATCTCAATTATCACAGCCGCTTACCCATTATCAGTGCGCGTACCGGCACACAGGTCTCAGCAGATTTTGTTAACGGTGCGAACGGTCAGGCGTTGGCATCGAGCATTATTGCCGCTGGCGGCAGTGTGGCTACCGCAGAGGCGGTGTTGACCAATATCTACGCAGAAACGGCGCGTTACCGGACTGAATATCCCGAGGATATTGGCCTGTTAGGGCTGAGTTTTAATACCACGTTGGGCAGCACCGCTCTGCAAGGTGAATACTCTTATCATAAAGATCGGCCTTTGCAGATGGATGACGTTGAACTGCTGTTTGCCGCTCTCGGGCCGGTCGATGCCGATTTGGCGCAATTGAATCAGGTGGGCGACTTTAGCAATCGCTACGAAACCGATATTCCAGGGTACATTCGCCGTGATTTATCCCAATTGCAAATGACGGCGACTCATCTGTTTGGGCCGATGATGGGAGCGGATTCAGTGGTGCTGCTGGCGGAAACGGGCATGACCTATGTGCATAATATGCCGAGTAAAGATGAACTCCGTTTGGAAGCCCCTGGTACTGCGGTGAGCGGCAATGCCAATTTGGCAGATAAACAATCGGGTGATGCGATCAGTGTGGTGGAAGAGGCGCGTCATTTTGCTGATCAATTTTCTTGGGGTTATCGTTTGGTGAGCAAGCTGGATTACAGTGGTGTGATTGGGCCGATTAATTTATCGCCGCGTCTGATTTGGCAGCACGATGTTAAGGGCAATACGCCAGGTCCTGATGGTAATTTCCTTGAGGATCGTCGGGTGCTGACGCTGGCTCTGGGTGGTTCGTATCAAAATGTTTGGACGGGTGACCTGAGTTACAGCCGTTATTTTGGTGCGGGTCGTTATAATGTACTGAATGATCGTGATTTTGTGGCGATGAACATCAAATATTCCTTTTAG
- a CDS encoding MMPL family transporter: protein MRNFFLFLEAGLFRFRALLIAVFLALSLAMAFFATQLQVDARFDKLLPMQHEYMQTFAEYKQEFGGGNRVVVALTVAEGDIFQPEFFRRLKAVTDELFFIPGIDRSQVRSLFTPNVRFTEVTEEGIAGGNVIPDQFYFKADQLQQVRKNILKAGLLGRLVANDFSAALVSAELLDQGTEQKIDLMEVAHRLEAIRQNHQGEKNGVSISLQVIGFSKVMGDIADGAQRVVLFFALAFLITVLLVLFYTQSVPLALAPLFCSLLAVVWQLGLLSLLGYGMDPMSILVPFLVFAIGVSHGVQMVSAVRFEWIGGADSLLAAKRGFRRLLLPGSVALLSDSFGFLVITFIDIEIIQEMAIAAGIGVAVIVISNLFLLPLILSYVRLDSDFQQRVQQRKKVMQPLWNKLAVFATKKAAYPTLLLALLLFLCGAWQANQVAVGDLHRGVPELSKTSPYNLDTELIAERFSIGMDLLTVIVEAPPEGCVKYEVMAAIDQFVWQMENIEGVQSVISLSSVAKRINAGWNEGSLKWRVLPRETALLAQAVAPIESSSGLLNRDCSVMPVYIFSDDHKATTINRIIAAVKKYRQLNSTAKVRFRLASGNVGVMAATNEEVESAQLPILLYIFAVIALLCLLSFRSWRATLAIILPLALVSTLAYALMALLQIGLKVNTLPVVALGVGIGVDYGIYIYSRLQRVLEQGLDLPQAYAVTLEQTGSGVLFTGLTLGVGVLTWLLSPLQFQADMGLLLAFMFLLNMLAALVLLPALAFFLQEKKTVGGVNC, encoded by the coding sequence GTGAGAAATTTTTTTCTCTTTTTAGAAGCGGGGCTGTTTCGTTTTCGTGCGCTGTTGATTGCGGTTTTTTTAGCTTTGAGTCTGGCGATGGCTTTTTTTGCCACTCAACTGCAAGTGGATGCCCGTTTCGATAAATTGCTGCCGATGCAGCATGAGTATATGCAGACCTTCGCTGAGTATAAACAAGAGTTTGGTGGCGGTAATCGAGTGGTGGTGGCATTGACGGTGGCTGAGGGCGATATTTTTCAGCCTGAGTTTTTTCGTCGTCTGAAAGCGGTCACCGATGAGCTGTTTTTTATTCCGGGTATTGATCGCTCCCAAGTTCGCTCTCTGTTTACCCCCAATGTGCGTTTCACCGAGGTGACGGAAGAGGGCATTGCCGGTGGTAATGTTATCCCCGATCAATTTTATTTTAAAGCCGATCAATTGCAGCAAGTACGAAAAAACATTCTTAAAGCCGGTCTGTTGGGACGCTTGGTGGCGAATGATTTTTCTGCCGCGTTGGTGAGTGCAGAACTGCTGGATCAGGGGACAGAACAAAAAATAGATCTGATGGAGGTGGCACACCGTTTAGAGGCGATTCGGCAAAACCATCAAGGCGAGAAAAATGGGGTTTCGATTAGCCTGCAGGTGATCGGTTTTAGCAAAGTGATGGGTGACATTGCCGATGGCGCGCAGCGGGTGGTGCTCTTTTTTGCTTTGGCGTTTTTAATTACGGTGCTGTTGGTGCTTTTTTATACCCAGTCTGTACCGCTGGCTTTGGCTCCGCTGTTCTGTTCTCTGCTGGCGGTGGTGTGGCAGTTGGGTCTGCTCTCTCTGCTCGGTTACGGCATGGATCCCATGTCTATTTTGGTGCCTTTTTTGGTCTTTGCCATCGGTGTCAGTCACGGGGTACAGATGGTGAGTGCGGTTCGTTTTGAATGGATTGGCGGTGCAGATTCTTTATTGGCAGCCAAACGGGGTTTTCGTCGTCTGCTGTTACCAGGTTCGGTGGCGTTGCTCAGTGACAGTTTTGGTTTTTTGGTCATTACCTTTATTGACATTGAGATCATTCAGGAGATGGCCATTGCCGCTGGCATTGGGGTGGCGGTCATCGTGATCAGCAATCTTTTTTTATTGCCGCTTATTCTCTCCTATGTGCGGCTTGACAGCGATTTTCAGCAACGTGTGCAGCAGCGCAAAAAAGTCATGCAGCCTTTGTGGAATAAATTGGCTGTTTTTGCCACAAAAAAAGCCGCTTATCCAACGCTGTTACTGGCGCTGTTGCTGTTTTTATGCGGAGCCTGGCAGGCGAATCAGGTGGCGGTGGGGGATCTGCATCGCGGGGTGCCGGAGTTAAGTAAAACATCGCCTTACAATTTGGATACGGAGTTGATCGCAGAGCGTTTTAGTATCGGCATGGATCTGTTGACGGTGATTGTTGAAGCACCACCAGAGGGTTGTGTGAAATACGAGGTGATGGCAGCCATTGATCAATTTGTCTGGCAGATGGAAAACATCGAGGGGGTGCAGTCGGTCATCAGTTTGAGTTCGGTAGCGAAACGCATTAATGCAGGCTGGAATGAAGGCAGTCTTAAATGGCGGGTGTTGCCTCGTGAAACGGCGTTGCTGGCGCAGGCGGTGGCACCGATTGAAAGCAGCAGCGGTCTGTTGAACCGAGATTGCAGTGTCATGCCGGTCTATATTTTTAGTGACGATCATAAGGCGACCACCATCAACCGTATTATTGCAGCGGTGAAAAAGTATCGTCAGCTCAATTCGACCGCCAAGGTGCGATTTCGACTCGCCAGTGGCAATGTGGGTGTGATGGCGGCCACGAATGAGGAAGTGGAATCAGCACAGCTGCCTATTTTGCTGTATATTTTTGCTGTGATCGCGTTGCTTTGCCTGCTGAGTTTTCGCTCTTGGCGCGCTACGTTGGCGATTATTCTGCCCTTGGCGCTGGTTTCGACGCTGGCCTACGCGCTGATGGCACTGTTGCAGATCGGCTTGAAGGTGAATACCTTGCCGGTGGTGGCGCTGGGAGTGGGCATTGGGGTGGATTACGGCATCTATATTTACAGCCGTTTACAGCGTGTTTTAGAGCAAGGTTTGGATCTGCCTCAGGCCTACGCTGTGACGCTGGAGCAGACTGGCAGCGGGGTTCTGTTTACTGGCCTGACCTTGGGCGTGGGGGTGTTGACGTGGCTGTTATCGCCGTTGCAATTTCAGGCGGATATGGGTTTGCTGTTGGCCTTTATGTTTTTATTGAACATGCTGGCGGCCTTGGTGTTATTGCCCGCCTTAGCCTTTTTTTTGCAAGAGAAAAAAACCGTAGGTGGAGTAAATTGCTAA
- a CDS encoding YCF48-related protein, with the protein MAGFSNDQRMVVVGERGHILTSQDDGKNWQQAHVPSRSLITSVFFSGELGWATTFEGQILHSQDGGERWQSQFVSAEKNRPLLDIWFENPQHGLAIGAYGYFLETWDGGQQWQARNFYQEDDFHLNKMAADQQGRLFVVAEAGQVYRSLNKGKTWQKLDFPYMGSLFGLLPINEQGLLVVGLRGHIFYSDDGGEQWRQIESGSSALLSGVRQRADGRIFVVGSEATVLQSEASLDRFKPFPLAQRMAISDVLVNSKGQLILIGEQGVVPFEPQR; encoded by the coding sequence GTGGCCGGTTTTTCCAACGATCAGCGGATGGTGGTGGTAGGTGAGCGTGGCCATATTTTAACCTCTCAGGACGATGGCAAAAATTGGCAGCAGGCTCATGTGCCGAGTCGCAGCCTAATTACCTCGGTTTTTTTTAGTGGTGAGTTGGGTTGGGCGACCACCTTTGAGGGGCAAATTTTACACAGCCAAGATGGCGGAGAGCGGTGGCAGAGTCAATTTGTTTCGGCTGAAAAAAATCGCCCGTTGTTGGATATCTGGTTTGAAAATCCGCAGCACGGTTTGGCCATCGGTGCTTACGGCTATTTTTTGGAAACGTGGGACGGTGGTCAGCAGTGGCAGGCACGAAATTTTTATCAAGAGGATGATTTTCATCTGAATAAAATGGCCGCTGATCAACAGGGTCGTCTGTTTGTGGTAGCCGAAGCGGGGCAGGTTTATCGCTCTTTAAATAAGGGTAAAACATGGCAGAAATTGGACTTTCCTTATATGGGCTCTCTGTTTGGACTGTTGCCGATCAATGAGCAAGGTCTGTTGGTGGTGGGGTTGCGGGGGCATATTTTTTACTCGGATGATGGCGGCGAGCAGTGGCGACAGATTGAAAGCGGCAGTTCGGCGCTGTTGAGCGGTGTGCGTCAACGTGCCGATGGGCGTATTTTTGTGGTGGGCAGTGAGGCGACGGTGTTGCAGAGTGAAGCAAGCTTAGATCGTTTTAAGCCATTTCCCTTAGCGCAGCGCATGGCCATTTCTGATGTGTTGGTTAATTCAAAAGGACAACTGATTTTAATCGGTGAACAGGGCGTTGTGCCATTTGAGCCGCAGCGGTGA
- a CDS encoding UvrD-helicase domain-containing protein, protein MSKMNSAEIRPLSVESMPLAGVNLIEASAGTGKTYTITGLYLRLLLEKSYSIEHILVMTYTEAATKELRERVWTRLLEAKEAFSLGHSDDPLLQSLLTHFSERDKALRILEQALHGFDEASIFTLHGYCKRALDDAAFESGLGFEVELVGDQTQLLQEIVEDFWRVQFAKMSKPFAAYALQQLHDPYSLATEMAPHIAKSYLILPDMIAIKDYEVRYTECFRAAQKIWQAEAESISSLIVDNKSLNGNKYRKASIPNWLDELQLFFSAECVEFSLPKKAEMFSQSILKSSLKKNKTDYPQHVFFEQMEALVEVAEQLNNSLLEQLSNFKVELIHYAREQLTLRQRESSSNLLMHC, encoded by the coding sequence ATGAGCAAGATGAATTCTGCTGAAATTCGGCCTCTCTCTGTTGAGAGCATGCCACTGGCGGGGGTTAATTTAATCGAAGCCAGTGCAGGAACGGGTAAAACCTACACCATTACCGGCCTTTATTTGCGGCTGTTGTTGGAAAAATCGTATTCGATTGAACACATTTTGGTCATGACCTACACCGAAGCGGCCACCAAAGAGCTGCGTGAACGGGTCTGGACACGTCTGCTGGAAGCCAAGGAGGCTTTTTCATTAGGTCACAGTGACGATCCTCTGTTGCAGAGTTTGTTAACTCATTTTTCGGAGCGAGACAAAGCGCTGCGGATTTTGGAGCAGGCGTTGCACGGCTTTGATGAAGCGTCGATTTTTACTTTGCACGGTTACTGTAAACGGGCGCTGGATGATGCGGCGTTTGAGAGTGGCTTGGGGTTTGAAGTTGAATTGGTGGGGGATCAAACGCAGCTTCTGCAAGAGATCGTGGAGGATTTTTGGCGTGTTCAGTTCGCCAAAATGTCAAAACCGTTTGCCGCATACGCGCTGCAACAGTTGCACGATCCGTACAGTTTGGCGACTGAGATGGCTCCGCATATCGCCAAGTCGTATTTGATTTTGCCTGATATGATTGCCATTAAAGATTATGAAGTGCGTTATACCGAATGTTTTCGAGCAGCGCAAAAAATATGGCAGGCTGAAGCCGAGTCTATTTCTTCCTTGATTGTTGATAATAAAAGTTTGAATGGCAATAAATACCGTAAAGCCTCCATACCAAACTGGTTGGATGAATTGCAATTGTTTTTTTCTGCTGAATGTGTTGAATTCTCTTTGCCTAAAAAGGCTGAGATGTTCTCTCAGTCTATATTGAAGTCATCGTTGAAAAAAAATAAAACAGACTACCCTCAACATGTTTTTTTTGAACAAATGGAGGCACTGGTTGAGGTTGCGGAACAGTTAAATAATTCGTTGTTAGAGCAGTTGAGTAATTTTAAGGTAGAGCTGATTCACTACGCCCGTGAGCAGTTGACGCTGCGCCAAAGAGAAAGCAGCAGCAATCTTTTGATGCACTGCTGA